From one Coffea eugenioides isolate CCC68of chromosome 11, Ceug_1.0, whole genome shotgun sequence genomic stretch:
- the LOC113752694 gene encoding methyl-CpG-binding domain-containing protein 9 produces MDGKFGGFVIDLNETPLSSPRETILDDNDDVVIIERPPAPAVGLVEVGKRNGAAAAAGGGPSVVCVGCGDGFKGKIVGNTEEMKNWKCFKCLLRNGSGSTRGRGSGGGGGGGGRRVGLLDINASPPREAEVEAEGVHVGPGVDTAAALARRGGGDRSHGGKVQVIGHSSYSARPINLFSAFSNMLPPEKRYHLQKAPQIPADIGKSGTGDLVNHGGLSDTNSNRNSPGFTCEGILQGSHSTSTNYLPQSPNDIYLQGLREYVAEKKGVLGEGWRVEFEFCDKRLKTFAVYIAPKGSRFESISDVAEHLGLPSNSHLPQSENAENGLVPLQNGSHLYQRRKESSGDTKSSNSRPRSSIPKSSSLLSVNTCLDGLPLQFEDFYLITAGVIDSRPTYHNANQIWPVGYRSSWHDKVTGSLFLFEVRDGGDSGPVFMVQRYPCSTQSIPVGSTVLTRPKFSSWNGEGTAGKDDLGTFGTIDDESVSIHMMLTESSPPHLDADISSKKMGSQGLDAQKANLSSPDSFSQKSGDLVSNLLGDRDSIGEFNVEGRSISYVWDMVSETFLHACHEAYKQKGTIRFGCDHEYYRGQVKNLDNPDALSKYSHFAGPVVMPYLIQRDTEFDSTCQLIAKWLEQERFGLNEEFVQEIIEQLPGVSGCLEYKPLTKRKHHSTQQTVRSGFLQAKRKSDAHSQMESDSYYINLIRPGRQPKYSALRGQFPQGKPLCSKLPAYLIGDALQTWEFFWRFFEVLELQEAFTFQELEAELINPWLDVPNLSEKSGNVIRGSGDGSSRRESEVSRVRAYTGSYRCTGIVLSKIHSSLLKVLVGELLSKVAVYVDPKFDAGEPRSRRGRKKDAEYTALFMKMKLDMMPINSLTWPEIARRFILAVLSMEGNLDSAEIACRESGKVFHCLRGDGGTLCGSLTGVAALEADAVLLAEATRQIFGSLTAKGEAMCTDAYKSDAVGASKTVEMDTDEVPEWAQVLEPVRKLPTNVGARIRRCVNEALLRNPPEWAKKILEHSISKEVYKGNASGPTKRAVISVLDDVNREKPQQKPEKKEKMKTFNNMPDLIMKQCRIVLRQAAAADEDRVFCNLLGKTLLNPNDNDDEGLLGYPTMVSRPLDFRTIDLRLAAGAYGGSHEAFADDVREVWHNIHTAYKGQSDLIDLAETLSQQFEDLYEKEVLNLIQKTMVLAGIQPTSSESDNQRDEMLASVSESSLPKAPWEEGICKVCGMDKDDDNVLLCDSCDSEYHTYCLNPPLVRIPEGNWYCPSCIAGQSMSNSAPYGTQVVNRYGRRIHQRKYLHPILEMLAQLANTMELKDYWEFSVEERISLLKFLCDEALNSAIICDHIERSSTRFGDLQQKLRSLNSERKLLKFKEENLVANMAKTKGHVQGGSGESELNEMASLPADDGKFKAQLTNSSKVSPFGSLIKMEDGQQAKDQSDYSSTSMLEKQYPTVNTQVSKASLAVNQLRGQPSGIDLIQSSYIKGSKCKNELATSIQQKDDQSEDNGGTNIDESQELGCGSSSVSILSTGQLMPENKLSATSSEHAFVHMPSSPVHQCSTHANDGLSQECDAQLSNLKSEITRLQDSIDTLESELLRTSVRKEFLGRDADGRLYWGFGRPSACPQILVNASLKAEQVVEPKSFFHNFNSWMSYSAGTDVEELMNWLDDGDTRERELKEAILQWQGNKSMDSSHPDNDILDGGPVISNNISSAGKARDSDFLVTKAVSAMEKCFGPCLEIWTNDMHNNLQKSRSPDEGRMYRCECLELIWPSRNHCFSCHRTFPNSEELTEHAGEKCKTFSTLCPSSQISEQSSKHKNMLRNEKSAEKCSGSMSTSLTSLSEKYGNGSSFLDHSLEPECPFNFQEILSKFKVENSLTELVKEIGLIGSNGVVSFVPGKSPYLDDASLTLAPTTDNAIGLGDVPSVSESQQQQSDHGANTGVSANEISGYLQGSKLDKREGVGKPEFAKPMLLSQRGQSASTKERNSVLGIYKRCVIRESSLIPKVGKASEILRCLKINLLDMDAALPDASLRASRSHSNRRCAWRTFVKSAKSLYEMVQATIVLEDTIKTEYLRNDWWYWSSPSAAANISTLSALALRIYSLDSAILYEKPTLTHDPMETTLDCKSEKEALQSSGPTNNLKPSNQLMQKMPDSDSGENSKPRTRASKRRRDSGV; encoded by the exons ATTTGGTGGGTTTGTTATTGATCTTAATGAGACACCGTTGTCTTCTCCTCGCGAAACGATTTTGGATGACAACGACGACGTTGTGATAATTGAACGGCCTCCAGCGCCGGCTGTGGGGCTGGTTGAGGTGGGGAAGAGGAATGGAGCTGCTGCGGCAGCTGGTGGTGGTCCTTCGGTGGTGTGTGTAGGGTGTGGAGATGGGTTTAAAGGTAAGATTGTGGGGAATACTGAGGAGATGAAGAATTGGAAGTGTTTCAAGTGTTTGCTTAGAAATGGCAGCGGAAGCACCCGTGGCCGAggtagtggtggtggtggaggtggaggaGGTAGAAGGGTGGGACTATTGGATATAAATGCCTCGCCTCCGAGGGAGGCGGAGGTGGAGGCAGAGGGGGTTCACGTGGGCCCTGGTGTTGATACGGCAGCTGCCTTGGCGAGGCGAGGTGGCGGGGACAGGAGTCACGGCGGCAA AGTGCAGGTTATTGGTCACTCTTCCTATTCTGCCCGTCCAATAAATCTTTTTTCAGCATTTTCAAATATGTTGCCTCCTGAGAAAAGATATCATCTTCAGAAGGCCCCACAGATCCCAGCAGATATTGGTAAATCAGGTACAGGTGATCTAGTGAATCATGGTGGACTTTCTGATACAAACTCGAATAGGAATAGTCCAGGATTCACATGTGAAGGGATACTTCAGGGCAGTCATTCTACATCAACAAATTATCTTCCTCAGAGTCCAAATGACATCTATCTTCAGGGTCTTAGAGAATACGTTGCTGAAAAAAAAGGTGTCTTAGGTGAAGGTTGGCGTGTGGAATTTGAGTTTTGCGATAAAAGGCTGAAAACTTTTGCCGTTTACATTGCCCCAAAAGGAAGTAGGTTTGAATCAATCTCTGATGTTGCAGAACATCTGGGTTTGCCCTCAAATTCTCATCTTCCACAATCTGAGAATGCAGAAAATGGGTTGGTTCCTCTCCAGAATGGATCTCATCTTTATCAAAGAAGGAAGGAATCATCAGGGGACACGAAATCTAGCAACTCTCGACCTCGTTCAAGTATTCCGAAGAGCAGCAGCTTGCTGAGCGTGAACACTTGCCTG GATGGATTGCCTTTGCAGTTTGAGGACTTTTATCTTATAACAGCAGGCGTCATTGATTCACGTCCAACTTACCACAATGCTAACCAGATCTGGCCTGTAGGTTACAGATCTAGCTGGCATGATAAGGTCACTGGGTCCCTCTTTTTATTTGAGGTTAGAGATGGTGGTGATTCTGGACCGGTATTTATGGTTCAAAGATATCCATGCTCGACACAGTCAATCCCTGTTGGTTCAACAGTCCTCACCAGGCCAAAGTTCAGCTCTTGGAATGGGGAAGGCACTGCTGGGAAAGATGATTTGGGAACATTTGGTACTATTGATGACGAGAGTGTTTCAATTCACATGATGCTGACAGAAAGTAGCCCACCTCATCTGGATGCTGATATCTCTTCTAAGAAGATGGGGAGTCAAGGGCTTGATGCTCAGAAGGCAAATCTCTCCTCACCtgattctttttctcaaaaatctgGAGACTTGGTGTCCAATTTACTTGGAGATAGGGACAGCATTGGTGAATTTAATGTGGAAGGAAGATCGATATCTTATGTATGGGACATGGTCTCTGAAACTTTTCTGCATGCTTGCCATGAAGCATATAAGCAAAAAGGCACAATTCGGTTTGGATGTGATCATGAATATTATAGAGGCCAAGTAAAAAATCTGGACAATCCAGATGCTTTATCAAAGTATTCTCATTTTGCTGGCCCTGTTGTCATGCCATATTTAATTCAGAGGGATACTGAGTTTGACTCCACTTGTCAATTGATTGCAAAGTGGTTGGAACAGGAAAGATTTGGACTTAATGAGGAATTTGTGCAGGAGATCATAGAACAGCTTCCAGGTGTTAGTGGCTGTTTAGAATATAAGCCTTTGACTAAACGCAAGCATCATTCAACACAACAAACGGTCAGGAGTGGGTTCCTCCAGGCTAAAAGGAAGAGTGATGCACACAGTCAGATGGAATCGGATAGTTACTATATAAACTTAATAAGACCCGGAAGGCAGCCAAAGTACTCAGCATTAAGAGGTCAATTTCCTCAAGGCAAGCCACTTTGCTCGAAACTTCCTGCTTATTTGATAGGTGATGCTCTACAG ACTTGGGAATTCTTTTGGCGTTTCTTTGAAGTTTTAGAGCTGCAAGAAGCTTTCACTTTCCAGGAACTTGAAGCGGAATTGATTAATCCATGGCTTGATGTGCCAAATCTGTCAGAAAAATCAGGCAATGTAATTCGTGGTTCTGGAGATGGCTCTTCTAGAAGGGAGAGTGAAGTCTCACGAGTCAGAGCCTATACTGGTTCTTACAGATGTACTGGCATTGTATTGTCCAAGATTCACAGCTCATTACTGAAAGTGCTTGTAGGCGAGCTGCTTTCAAAAGTTGCTGTGTACGTGGATCCTAAGTTTGATGCTGGAGAACCTAGATCAAGACGAGGCAGGAAAAAAGATGCAGAGTATACAGCTTTGTTCATGAAAATGAAGCTTGATATGATGCCTATCAACAGTCTTACTTGGCCTGAAATTGCACGGAGATTCATTTTGGCAGTGTTATCGATGGAGGGTAACCTTGATTCAGCAGAGATTGCTTGCCGTGAGAGTGGCAAAGTTTTCCATTGCCTGCGAGGTGATGGTGGAACTCTTTGTGGCTCTCTAACAGGGGTTGCAGCATTGGAGGCAGATGCAGTT CTTCTTGCAGAGGCAACAAGGCAAATATTTGGTTCACTGACAGCTAAAGGTGAGGCAATGTGCACGGATGCATATAAATCTGATGCAGTGGGTGCTTCAAAAACAGTGGAGATGGATACTGATGAAGTCCCTGAATGGGCACAAGTGCTTGAGCCTGTGAGAAAGCTTCCCACAAATGTTGGAGCTCGAATTAGGAGGTGTGTCAACGAAGCTTTGCTGCGGAATCCACCTGAATGGGCAAAGAAGATATTGGAGCATTCTATAAGCAAGGAAGTCTATAAAGGAAATGCATCAGGGCCAACAAAG AGAGCAGTTATCTCAGTGCTGGATGATGTCAATCGCGAGAAACCACAGCAAAAAcctgagaagaaagaaaagatgaaGACCTTTAACAATATGCCTGATCTTATTATGAAACAATGTCGGATTGTGCTAAGGCAAGCTGCAGCAGCAGACGAAGATAGAGTCTTTTGCAATCTGCTGGGGAAAACATTGTTGAATCCTAATGATAATGACGACGAGGGACTTCTTGGTTATCCTACAATGGTTTCTCGTCCTTTGGATTTTAGGACTATTGATTTGAGATTGGCTGCTGGGGCCTATGGGGGATCTCATGAAGCTTTTGCTGACGATGTTCGAGAG GTTTGGCATAATATACACACTGCATATAAAGGACAAAGCGATTTGATTGATCTAGCTGAAACATTATCCCAGCAATTTGAAGATCTATATGAGAAAGAG GTTCTCAACCTTATTCAGAAAACTATGGTGCTTGCTGGCATTCAGCCTACAAGCAGTGAATCTGATAATCAGAGAGATGAGATGCTTGCATCTGTGAGTGAGAGCTCACTTCCCAAAGCTCCTTGGGAGGAGGGGATCTGTAAAGTTTGTGGCATGGATAAAGATGATGACAATGTACTATTGTGTGATAGTTGTGATTCTGAGTATCATACTTATTGCTTGAATCCTCCACTTGTAAGAATTCCTGAGGGAAACTGGTATTGCCCTTCTTGTATTGCTGGTCAATCCATGTCTAACAGTGCTCCTTATGGCACTCAAGTTGTAAACCGATATGGAAGAAGAATACACCAGAGGAAATATTTACACCCGATTTTGGAGATGCTGGCTCAACTGGCAAATACCATGGAACTAAAGGACTACTGGGAGTTTAGTGTTGAGGAG AGAATTTCGCTTTTGAAGTTCTTGTGTGATGAGGCATTGAATTCAGCCATCATTTGTGACCATATTGAACGAAGCAGCACTAGATTTGGTGATTTACAGCAGAAATTGCGTTCCCTCAATTCTGAacggaaacttttgaaattcaAGGAAGAAAATTTGGTTGCAAACATGGCAAAGACAAAGGGCCATGTGCAGGGTGGAAGTGGAGAATCGGAGTTGAATGAGATGGCATCTCTGCCTGCTGACGATGGGAAATTTAAGGCACAGTTGACTAATAGCAGCAAGGTTTCACCCTTTGGTAGCTTAATTAAGATGGAGGATGGTCAACAGGCCAAAGATCAAAGTGATTATAGTTCAACAAGCATGTTGGAGAAGCAATATCCTACCGTAAACACTCAAGTTTCAAAGGCTTCTCTTGCAGTTAATCAACTACGAGGTCAGCCTTCTGGAATAGATCTTATTCAATCAAGCTATATTAAAGGATCTAAGTGCAAGAATGAGTTGGCAACGTCTATTCAACAAAAAGATGATCAAAGTGAAGACAATGGTGGGACTAATATTGATGAATCCCAGGAGTTGGGATGTGGTAGTTCCAGTGTTTCAATTCTATCTACAGGTCAGCTAATGCCAGAAAACAAATTGTCTGCCACATCGAGTGAACATGCATTCGTGCATATGCCTTCCTCTCCGGTTCACCAGTGTTCTACCCATGCCAATGATGGTCTTTCACAAGAGTGCGATGCTCAATTGAGCAACCTTAAGAGCGAGATAACTCGTTTGCAGGACTCAATAGATACACTTGAGTCGGAACTCCTCAGGACATCTGTAAGGAAGGAATTCTTGGGAAGGGATGCTGATGGCAGACTCTATTGGGGTTTTGGCAGGCCCAGTGCTTGTCCACAGATATTGGTCAATGCGAGTTTGAAAGCAGAACAGGTGGTTGAACCAAAGAGTTTCTTCCATAACTTTAATTCATGGATGTCTTATAGTGCTGGCACTGATGTTGAAGAACTCATGAATTGGCTGGATGATGGAGACACAAGGGAGAGAGAATTGAAAGAAGCTATTTTACAGTGGCAAGGTAATAAATCCATGGACAGCAGTCATCCTGACAATGATATCCTGGATGGAGGACCGGTCATTTCCAATAACATATCTAGTGCAGGAAAAGCTAGAGATTCTGATTTTCTAGTCACGAAAGCTGTGAGTGCAATGGAAAAATGTTTTGGTCCTTGCTTGGAGATATGGACTAACGATATGCATAATAATCTTCAGAAAAGTAGATCTCCTGACGAAGGTAGAATGTACAGGTGCGAGTGCTTGGAATTGATATGGCCTTCTAGGAACCATTGCTTCTCATGTCACAGGACATTTCCTAATAGTGAAGAACTTACAGAGCATGCTGGTGAAAAATGCAAAACCTTTTCTACTCTTTGTCCAAGTAGCCAGATAAGTGAACAATCCTCAAAGCATAAAAATATGTTGAGGAATGAAAAGTCAGCAGAGAAATGCTCTGGCAGTATGAGCACTAGTTTGACATCTTTGAGCGAGAAATATGGTAATGGATCTAGTTTCCTTGATCATTCACTGGAACCAGAGTGCCCATTTAATTTTCAGGAGATTTTGTCAAAATTCAAAGTTGAAAATTCACTTACAGAATTGGTAAAGGAAATAGGATTAATTGGTTCCAATGGTGTTGTATCCTTTGTGCCTGGTAAATCTCCTTATCTTGATGACGCTTCACTGACCTTGGCCCCAACAACTGATAATGCAATTGGCCTAGGAGATGTACCTTCAGTATCAGAAAGTCAGCAGCAGCAATCTGACCATGGAGCTAATACTGGGGTGagtgcaaatgaaatttcaGGTTATCTGCAAGGCAGCAAACTTGACAAGCGTGAGGGCGTAGGAAAACCTGAGTTTGCAAAACCCATGCTTCTAAGTCAAAGGGGTCAATCTGCTTCtacaaaggaaagaaactcaGTGCTTGGCATATATAAGAGATGTGTGATTCGTGAATCCTCATTGATTCCAAAAGTAGGCAAAGCTTCTGAAATTCTTAGGTGTCTGAAAATTAACTTGCTTGACATGGATGCTGCTCTCCCTGATGCTTCTCTCAGGGCATCAAGATCACACTCAAACAGAAGATGTGCCTGGCGAACATTTGTAAAATCTGCCAAGAGCTTATATGAG ATGGTTCAAGCTACAATCGTACTTGAGGACACAATCAAAACGGAATACCTAAGAAATGACTGGTGGTACTGGTCGTCCCCTTCAGCTGCAGCTAATATTTCAACTCTCTCTGCACTTGCTCTTCGCATATACTCCTTGGATTCTGCAATATTATATGAGAAACCTACTTTGACTCATGACCCAATGGAAACAACTCTTGATTGCAAATCCGAGAAGGAAGCTCTGCAAAGTTCAGGCCCAACTAATAACTTGAAGCCTAGCAATCAGCTGATGCAAAAGATGCCTGATTCAGATTCTGGAGAGAATTCAAAACCAAGGACCAGAGCAAGCAAGCGAAGGAGAGATTCTGGAGTTTAA